One Trachemys scripta elegans isolate TJP31775 chromosome 4, CAS_Tse_1.0, whole genome shotgun sequence genomic region harbors:
- the LOC117876688 gene encoding membrane-spanning 4-domains subfamily A member 15-like: MAAPGSMANGVLVFMPPNNAGIIHQGQGVSGAISQIPEMVQCGPQQFRVMNPGNQPLGSVYPSSPAEQVEQLKKVGMMERFLKAQPKTLGAIQILIGLMHIGFGGVSAVFVVYHFYVSISVIGGYPFWGGLFFVISGSLSVAAENHRNTCLVRGSLGMNITSAIFSGIGIILFLTELIINASDYSHDYEGAAKGIMVMLFLMTIVEFSIAVSISYFACQAICYTPNTAMFMQYAANANFGIPSAPMASPPPYTNVAYDPKEEIEQGAS; encoded by the exons ATGGCAGCACCAGGAAGCATGGCCAATGGGGTGCTTGTGTTCATGCCCCCAAACAACGCTGGCATCATCCACCAAGGCCAGGGAGTCTCTGGTGCCATTTCCCAGATTCCTGAGATGGTGCAATGTGGGCCTCAGCAGTTCAGGGTCATGAACCCTGGGAACCAACCTCTTGGGTCAGTGTACCCCAGTAGTCCCGCTGAGCAGGTCGAGCAGCTGAAGAAAGTAGGGATGATGGAGAGATTCCTCAAAGCACAGCCCAAGACGCTGGGG GCCATCCAGATCCTGATTGGGCTGATGCACATTGGCTTTGGGGGTGTGTCTGCAGTTTTCGTCGTATACCACTTTTACGTTTCCATCTCCGTTATTGGAGGGTACCCGTTCTGGGGAGGACTTTTT TTCGTCATTTCTGGATCCCTCTCGGTTGCAGCTGAGAATCATCGCAACACCTGTCTG GTGAGAGGCAGCCTGGGAATGAACATCACTAGTGCCATCTTCTCAGGCATTGGGATCATTCTCTTCCTAACGGAGCTGATTATTAATGCGTCAGATTACAGCCACGACTATGAG GGTGCTGCAAAGGGGATCATGGTCATGCTGTTCTTGATGACCATCGTGGAGTTCTCCATCGCTGTCTCAATCTCATACTTTGCGTGCCAAGCCATCTGCTATACCCCCAACACC GCCATGTTCATGCAATATGCTGCCAATGCAAATTTTGGGATTCCTTCTGCACCAATGGCCTCTCCACCACCTTACACCAATGTGGCTTATGACCCCAAAGAAGAGATTGAGCAAGGGGCCTCATAA